The following are encoded together in the Daucus carota subsp. sativus chromosome 5, DH1 v3.0, whole genome shotgun sequence genome:
- the LOC108223897 gene encoding F-box/kelch-repeat protein At5g60570 gives MDFKSKKKFCCSTSRTNDNELLEEGGVRGVVDRRLHGGDCDGGLRIGLEDSLIPGLHDDVALNCLAWASRSDYCSLSCLNTGFNKLVRSGYLYELRKKLKIVEHWVYMVCDPRGWEAFDAMRNKWVKLPKIPCDECFNHADKESLAVGSELLVFGRELFGFATWKYSLIQNSWLKCEGINRPRCLFASGSLGSIAIVAGGSDKNGNILKSAELYDSSTGRWEMLPNMHSPRKLSSGFFMNEKFFVIGGMTSHTDSLTCGEEFDLKTRKWRRIEGMYPNVSKAAQAPPLVAVVENELYAVEYLSNEVIKYDKEKNKWDVLGRLPVRADYSNGWGLAFKAYGKQLLVVGGQRSQEGEAIVLNSWCPKSGVKNGTLDWKVLGVKEKVGVFVYNCAVMGC, from the coding sequence ATGGATTTTAAGTCGAAGAAGAAGTTTTGTTGTTCCACTTCGAGGACTAATGACAATGAGTTATTGGAGGAAGGAGGGGTTAGAGGTGTTGTGGATAGGAGACTACATGGAGGAGATTGTGATGGTGGTTTGAGGATTGGTTTGGAGGATTCTTTAATTCCTGGTCTTCACGATGATGTTgcgttgaattgtcttgcttgGGCTAGTAGATCGGATTATTGTTCGTTATCTTGTCTTAATACGGGGTTTAATAAATTAGTGAGGAGTGGGTACTTATATGAGCTGCGCAAGAAATTAAAGATTGTGGAGCATTGGGTCTATATGGTTTGTGATCCAAGAGGGTGGGAGGCATTCGACGCAATGAGGAATAAGTGGGTTAAATTGCCTAAAATTCCATGTGATGAGTGTTTTAATCATGCCGATAAGGAGTCATTGGCTGTAGGCAGTGAATTGTTAGTTTTTGGGCGTGAGCTATTTGGATTTGCGACGTGGAAGTATAGCTTGATTCAAAATAGTTGGTTGAAGTGTGAAGGAATAAATCGTCCTCGTTGTTTATTTGCTTCAGGTAGTCTAGGATCAATTGCCATTGTCGCAGGAGGGAGTGACAAGAATGGGAATATCCTAAAATCGGCTGAGCTTTATGATTCATCAACTGGTAGATGGGAAATGTTGCCAAACATGCACTCACCGCGTAAATTATCTAGCGgtttttttatgaatgaaaagTTTTTCGTGATAGGAGGGATGACAAGTCACACTGATTCATTAACTTGCGGGGAGGAGTTCGATCTTAAGACGCGAAAATGGAGGAGAATTGAAGGGATGTATCCAAATGTTAGTAAAGCTGCCCAGGCCCCCCctcttgttgctgttgttgagaACGAATTATATGCAGTTGAGTACTTGTCCAACGAAGTAATTAAGTATGACAAGGAGAAGAACAAGTGGGATGTGTTGGGTAGACTTCCGGTTAGAGCTGATTATTCAAATGGTTGGGGGCTGGCTTTCAAAGCCTATGGGAAGCAACTTCTAGTGGTAGGCGGCCAAAGGAGCCAAGAAGGTGAAGCTATTGTGTTAAATTCTTGGTGCCCAAAATCAGGGGTCAAGAATGGAACTTTGGATTGGAAGGTGCTTGGCGTGAAGGAAAAAGTAGGGGTGTTTGTTTACAATTGTGCTGTCATGGGTTGTTAA
- the LOC108223899 gene encoding uncharacterized protein LOC108223899, protein MDRRKAFIVVAILLVFISMEAATVLGQGKGNDDGNKGKVSGNGNGNGNGNGNGDDKGKGKGDDKGKGKDKEDKGKGNDKKDKDDDNKYDKKDPVPGTGQERGRCKNKGACYNTTLTCPSQCPERKPKKNKKNKGCFINCGSKCEATCKYRKPKCDGYGSLCYDPRFVGGDGVMFYFHGAKGSDFAVVSDSNLQINAHFIGTRPEGRTRDYTWVQALSIMFDSHTLVLAAKRVSQWDDKVESLAVRWDGEEISIPTDGEAEWRIDSEQREVVIERTDDTNTVKVTVTGLVEMDVKVTPIGEKENKVHNYQIPSNDAFAHLETQFKFSNLSDLVEGILGKTFRPGYVSPVKRGVPMPLMGGEDKYQTPSLYSPVCKVCRFERQSSVATM, encoded by the exons ATGGATAGAAGAAAGGCATTCATTGTAGTAGCCATTCTTCTAGTTTTCATCTCTATGGAAGCTGCCACTGTTCTAGGTCAAGGCAAAGGTAATGACGATGGAAACAAAGGAAAGGTCAGTGGAAATGGAAATGGAAATGGCAACGGAAATGGCAACGGAGATGACAAAGGAAAAGGCAAGGGAGATGACAAAGGAAAGGGGAAGGATAAAGAGGACAAAGGTAAAGGTAATGACAAAAAGGATAAAGATGATGATAACAAATATGACAAAAAGGATCCAGTACCAGGGACTGGACAGGAACGAGGGCGATGCAAAAATAAAGGTGCATGTTACAACACGACCCTGACCTGTCCATCTCAGTGCCCTGAGAGGAAGCCcaaaaagaacaagaagaacAAGGGATGCTTCATCAACTGCGGTAGCAAGTGTGAAGCCACTTGCAAAT ATAGGAAACCTAAGTGTGATGGATATGGCTCTCTGTGCTACGATCCTAGGTTTGTTGGTGGCGATGGAGTCATGTTTTACTTCCATGGAGCAAAGGGAAGCGACTTTGCAGTTGTTTCAGACAGCAATTTGCAGATTAATGCTCACTTCATTGGCACTCGCCCTGAAGGAAGGACACGGGACTATACATGGGTTCAAGCTCTCTCAATCATGTTCGACAGCCACACTCTTGTCCTTGCAGCAAAAAGAGTTTCACAGTGGGACGACAAGGTTGAGTCTCTTGCTGTGAGGTGGGACGGGGAGGAAATTAGCATCCCCACTGATGGAGAGGCCGAGTGGAGGATCGATAGCGAACAGAGAGAAGTTGTTATCGAAAGAACTGATGACACTAACACAGTAAAAGTCACTGTTACTGGACTGGTAGAAATGGATGTAAAGGTGACCCCGAtaggagaaaaagaaaacaaggtCCACAACTACCAGATACCATCCAATGATGCTTTTGCTCACTTGGAGACACAATTCAAGTTCTCCAACCTATCTGATCTTGTTGAGGGAATCCTGGGAAAGACTTTCAGGCCAGGCTATGTCAGCCCTGTAAAGAGAGGAGTGCCCATGCCACTTATGGGTGGGGAGGACAAGTACCAAACTCCGTCTCTTTACTCTCCCGTCTGCAAAGTCTGCAGGTTTGAGAGACAATCTTCTGTTGCTACAATGTAG